The sequence TCCACTTTCTCCTGCACAAGTTTCTTTTAAGGATATTGAAAAAGGAGCCCATAAAATCAACCAAGAATTAGAAACAATCGAAACAACGGCTTATAATCAATTGCTAGACAAAAAATTTGTCGATCAACTTGTTGATATCGTTCCTGCATCTAATGAAGGAAAAGTCTCTCATTTCTTTATTTCTACAGCTAATTTTGTTAATGAAACAACTGACATGTCGACAGAAGAATTTGATCGACGTAAAGTTTTAAATAAAGTAACAGATAATGTGCTTAGAACTGGTGGGAAAGTTTTTGTTTTAGATCAAAAAGCTGCACCTGATGAAAAAACATTATTAGCTGTGCTACGTTATTAAACGCTGAAATGGACAAGAGCCACTCAACAGAAATGTTGAGTGGCTCTTTAATTAAGTTGATTAAATATTTTTTTAGCTATAAAACCATGTAAAAACTATCTATTAGTAAGGATAACCTTATTCTCATCTAAACAATCTGAACCCTTCCTACTTTCAAATCTATGCAGCTCCAAGGCTGCGCCTTCGGAATAGATTTCTACGATATAACTCTATCATTACTTTCATATTTAACGCTCAATACTCCTATACTATAACAGAAATAAGTTTTTTTTGACAATTAATCTTCATTTCTTAACAAATTTTTATTTTTCAAAGAGATATCACTAGCCAAATGGTCCTAAATATGCTATATTAAGAGTGTAGTTTTTGTTCGGTAATATATGTGTAGCTGTTTCAAATAAACATCTTCCACATTTTCACCTTTCAAGTAATTGCAAAATATGTGTATATCACAAGGAGGATTTTTATTATGGAAACAGGTACAGTAAAATGGTTTAACTCAGACAAAGGTTTTGGATTTATCACTGCAGAAAACGGTAACGATGTATTCGTACATTTCTCAGCTATCCAAGGCGACGGATTCAAAACTTTAGAAGAAGGTCAAGCAGTGACTTTCGACGTTGAAGAAGGCCAACGTGGTCCTCAAGCTACTAACGTTAACAAAGCATAATTAACTTAACATTAGTAAATCCAAACCCTGACGATTAGTCGTCAGGGTTTTTTATAACAAAAAATCGAGTTCAGAATAAACTTATTCTGAACTCGATTTTTATTTACTTCCAATAAGCTTAACTAACTCTTCTCCAAATCCCGAACAACTCAATAAAGTGGCGCCTTCCATTTGATCTGCGAAATCTTTTGTCACAGTTTTATTTCCTAAAGCTTCTTCAATGCTTTGCGTAATCAATTGGCTAACTTCATCCCAACCTAAATAATCAAACATTAATACACCAGACAATAGTAATGATGATGGGTTCAATTGATTCAAGCCAGCAAATTCAGGTGCCGTTCCATGAGTTGCCTCGAAAATCCCATGCCCTGTTTCCAAGTTTAAGTTTGCGCCTGGGGCAATTCCAATGCCACCAACTTGGGCAGCTAAGGCATCAGATATATAATCCCCATTTAAATTCAAGGTGGCAATCACATCATAATTTTCTGGATGCAGTAAAATTTCTTGTAAAAAAATGTCTGCAATCCGATCTTTTATAATCAATTTCCCCGCTGTTTCGGCTTCCGCTAACCGTTGATCAGCAACCGCTCTTCCGGACTTTTCTTTAATTTCTAAATATGTTTTCCAAGTGAATACTTTGTCTCCGAATTCACTTTCAGCCAAAGCATAGCCCCAGTTTTTGAAACCACCTTCTGTAAATTTCATGATATTTCCTTTATGAACTAACGTAACTGATTTTCGCTTATTTTTTAATGCGTGTTCAATTGCCCCTCGAACTAAACGCTCTGTCCCTTCTTTAGAAACAGGCTTGATCCCGATCGCCGATGATTCCGGGAAACGAATCTTATTGACACCAAACTCTGTTTTTAAATACGTAATCAGTTTTTCTGCTTCAGGACTTTTCGCTGGAAATTCGATTCCTGCATAAATATCTTCCGTATTTTCTCTAAAAATCATCATATCTGTTTTTTCCGGATGCTTTAATGGTGAAGGAACGCCTGGGAAATAACGAACGGGTCGATAACAAACATATAAATCTAATTCTTGCCGCAATGCCACATTCAATGAACGAAAGCCTCCGCCAATTGGGGTGGTCAACGGACCTTTTATCGCTACAAGATGGGTTTTGATCAACTCCAATGTTTTATCTGGTAACCAGCTTCCTGTTTCATTAAACGCTTTCTCTCCAGCTAAAACTTCTTGCCAAATCACTTTTCGTGTTCCTTTATAAGCTTTGTTTACAGCTGCATCAAATACATTCTTAGCTGCCTGCCAAATTTCTGGTCCTATACCGTCACCTTCAATATAAGGAATAATTGGGTAGTCAGGAACAACTAATTTTCCATTATCCAACACAACTTTCTTCCCATCTTTCATGCTTCCATGCCTCCCGAATGTAATGTAGTGTTCAAGTTACTATATTTTAATTGCTTAGGACCAATATAATGTGAGCGAGGTCGAATTAGACAATCTTCTTTCTTTTGTTCGTCAATATGACCTAACCAACCAGAAACCCGACTCATTGCAAAGATCAACGTAAATAAATCACTGTCAATATCCAAACAATGGTACACCGTAGCAGAATAAAAGTCGACGTTTGGGATCAATCCTTTTGTCTCTTTTAAATATCGCTCAACTTGGCAAGATAAAAAATACCATTGTTCTTTTTGAGTGATTGCCGTTAGCTCTTTTGCTAATTTTTTTAGATGTTTTTTTCTCGGATCTTCAGTCTTATATACACGATGACCAAAGCCCATGACTTTTTCTTTACGATCTAATTTTTGATTTAAATAGTCTGCTACATTTAGATGTTCAGAATCTATTTCTTTTAACATATCAAAGACTTTTTCGTTAGCACCGCCATGAAGCGGCCCTTTTAAAGAACCAATCGCAGCAGTAATACATGAATACACGTCTGACAATGTAGAAGCGCAGACTCGAGCCGTAAAAGTGCTTGCATTTAAATCATGATCTGCATGTAAAACTAACGCTTGATTCATTGCCGCTACTTGCACTTGATCCGCTTCAACTCCAGTCAACATATAGAGAAAATTTGCCGCTATTGATAAATCATTTCGCGGAGGAATTGGATCCAGTCCTTTTCTCAAACGTGCATATGCTGCAATGATCGTCGGCATTTTTGCTTGCAAAGAAATACTCTGCTGATAGGCTGATCGTTCATCTGTCGCTTCTGCATTTGGATCAAAAACACCTAATAATGAAATCGTTGACCGCAACACACTCATCGGATGAAGATTTTGGCGTGTTTGTATTTTTAAACATGTAATGATCGTATCAGATATCGGCATTTGTGCAGATAATTCTTGTTTGAATTTTATTAACTGTTGTTTCGTCGGTATCTTTAAATACCATAATAGATAAATCACTTCTTCAAATTGAACATTTTCAGCAACTAAATCATCAATATTAAAGCCTGCAAAAAGCAGTTGATTTTCTACGATCGAACTGATTTTTGTTTCAGAAACGACTACGCCTTCTAAACCTTTGTGAATCTCCATCCAAGTTCCTCCTTAATTTAAAAGCGTAGCGGGCTCATTTAGCCTTGACTGAAAAGTAGGAAATTAGATTTTTGAGACTTTTCATTACAAGCCTATTTTATCTTTTTTTCAGAAAGGTTAGCCCGCAAAGCTAGAGAGAAGTATG is a genomic window of Enterococcus haemoperoxidus ATCC BAA-382 containing:
- a CDS encoding cold-shock protein, producing METGTVKWFNSDKGFGFITAENGNDVFVHFSAIQGDGFKTLEEGQAVTFDVEEGQRGPQATNVNKA
- the icd gene encoding NADP-dependent isocitrate dehydrogenase, encoding MKDGKKVVLDNGKLVVPDYPIIPYIEGDGIGPEIWQAAKNVFDAAVNKAYKGTRKVIWQEVLAGEKAFNETGSWLPDKTLELIKTHLVAIKGPLTTPIGGGFRSLNVALRQELDLYVCYRPVRYFPGVPSPLKHPEKTDMMIFRENTEDIYAGIEFPAKSPEAEKLITYLKTEFGVNKIRFPESSAIGIKPVSKEGTERLVRGAIEHALKNKRKSVTLVHKGNIMKFTEGGFKNWGYALAESEFGDKVFTWKTYLEIKEKSGRAVADQRLAEAETAGKLIIKDRIADIFLQEILLHPENYDVIATLNLNGDYISDALAAQVGGIGIAPGANLNLETGHGIFEATHGTAPEFAGLNQLNPSSLLLSGVLMFDYLGWDEVSQLITQSIEEALGNKTVTKDFADQMEGATLLSCSGFGEELVKLIGSK
- a CDS encoding citrate synthase — translated: MEIHKGLEGVVVSETKISSIVENQLLFAGFNIDDLVAENVQFEEVIYLLWYLKIPTKQQLIKFKQELSAQMPISDTIITCLKIQTRQNLHPMSVLRSTISLLGVFDPNAEATDERSAYQQSISLQAKMPTIIAAYARLRKGLDPIPPRNDLSIAANFLYMLTGVEADQVQVAAMNQALVLHADHDLNASTFTARVCASTLSDVYSCITAAIGSLKGPLHGGANEKVFDMLKEIDSEHLNVADYLNQKLDRKEKVMGFGHRVYKTEDPRKKHLKKLAKELTAITQKEQWYFLSCQVERYLKETKGLIPNVDFYSATVYHCLDIDSDLFTLIFAMSRVSGWLGHIDEQKKEDCLIRPRSHYIGPKQLKYSNLNTTLHSGGMEA